Proteins encoded together in one Chryseobacterium sp. G0201 window:
- a CDS encoding DUF5690 family protein, with translation MAETINKKTLVTLRAAFAAFGVYFCMYGFRKPFTVASFEGLAYFGVDYKVLIIIAQVMGYFISKFIGIKFISELKPEKRIFYLFTFIAVAELALLGFAVVPAPYNILFMFINGIPLGMIWGIVFSYIEGRKTTEIIGLFLCSSFVVSSGFTKSVGKFLMDTFNISEFWMPFSAGLVFIIPLLVFGFMLEKLPKPTEEDILLKNKRQPLNKLERKKIIQQFFVPMICITFLYVSLTILRDFRDNFNREIWDNLHIKFDSSIFTLTEIPIAIMVLLILSFMVKVKNNKRAFAYYHYILFGGILTVGFSTYLFENSLMSPFVWMVLSGFGMYLCYIPFNGIYFDRMIAAFDIKGNVGFLIYLVDSFGYLGSVLILLYKNFGSPQTSWLNFYIKLNYIIVVVALVSSLIAFIMFRRKSRKNKINNKPYINFDPSNSI, from the coding sequence ATGGCAGAAACTATCAATAAAAAAACATTAGTAACACTGAGAGCGGCTTTCGCTGCTTTTGGTGTCTACTTTTGCATGTATGGTTTTAGAAAACCCTTTACAGTAGCATCTTTCGAAGGACTTGCTTATTTCGGAGTTGACTATAAAGTGTTGATCATCATTGCGCAGGTCATGGGATATTTTATCTCAAAATTTATTGGAATTAAATTTATTTCAGAATTAAAACCGGAAAAAAGAATCTTTTATTTATTCACCTTTATCGCGGTTGCAGAACTTGCTTTGCTTGGTTTTGCGGTCGTTCCCGCGCCTTACAATATTCTTTTCATGTTCATTAACGGAATTCCGTTGGGAATGATTTGGGGAATTGTCTTTTCTTACATTGAAGGACGAAAAACTACGGAAATCATTGGATTATTTTTGTGTTCAAGCTTTGTAGTTTCTTCAGGATTTACAAAATCTGTCGGGAAATTTTTAATGGATACTTTCAATATTTCAGAATTCTGGATGCCTTTTTCGGCAGGTTTAGTTTTCATTATCCCGTTGTTGGTATTCGGGTTTATGTTGGAGAAACTTCCAAAACCGACCGAAGAAGATATTTTATTAAAAAATAAAAGACAGCCACTTAATAAATTGGAAAGGAAAAAAATCATTCAACAGTTTTTTGTTCCGATGATCTGCATTACATTTTTATATGTGAGTTTAACGATTTTAAGAGATTTCAGGGATAATTTTAACCGTGAGATCTGGGATAATTTACACATCAAATTTGATAGTTCGATCTTCACCTTAACGGAAATTCCGATTGCGATCATGGTGCTTTTGATTTTAAGTTTCATGGTTAAAGTGAAAAATAACAAAAGAGCTTTTGCCTATTATCATTACATCCTTTTTGGCGGAATTTTGACGGTCGGTTTTTCAACTTATTTATTTGAAAATAGCCTAATGTCACCTTTTGTTTGGATGGTTCTTTCAGGTTTTGGAATGTATTTATGCTACATTCCGTTCAACGGAATTTATTTTGACAGAATGATTGCCGCCTTTGATATTAAAGGAAATGTAGGATTTTTGATCTATCTGGTAGATTCTTTTGGGTATTTGGGAAGTGTTTTGATTCTGCTTTATAAAAATTTCGGCTCACCGCAGACTTCCTGGCTGAATTTTTACATTAAATTAAACTATATCATCGTAGTTGTAGCATTGGTTTCTTCTCTCATCGCTTTTATCATGTTCAGAAGAAAATCAAGAAAAAATAAAATTAACAATAAACCATACATCAATTTCGATCCGTCGAACAGTATATAA
- a CDS encoding TIGR03364 family FAD-dependent oxidoreductase: MTTKFDLIVVGGGILGTFHAYHALKKGLKVALLEKNSIPQGATVRNFGQVVPSGMDLKWQNFGRESLAIYNELQAQTNLTIRKNGSVYIASNDEELQLINELHEINKNNDYESVLLSKSECISRFDGLRSDYCKGGLFFPQELSVDSAEMIVKLHALLQEKLDLKIFYNTTVVETHENDGKCIAITADGTELNASKIIICGGHEFKTLYPNVFNESDLEVSKLQMLQTKPQGIYSLQGNILTGLSIRRYESFEECPSFEKIKSLEDPNSFEKKFGVHILFKQALDGSIILGDSHEYADAKDSDNLGFDLNMEIDEFMINEAKKIIDLPTYEIQRRWFGVYSQCKTKDIFEHNPSPNIHIITGIGGKGMTGSGGFSKFNIDKIYS, encoded by the coding sequence ATGACAACAAAATTCGATTTAATCGTTGTAGGAGGTGGCATTTTAGGGACATTTCATGCATATCATGCGTTGAAAAAAGGTCTGAAAGTAGCTTTATTGGAAAAAAATTCCATTCCTCAAGGGGCAACGGTAAGAAATTTCGGGCAGGTCGTTCCTTCCGGAATGGATCTCAAATGGCAAAATTTCGGAAGAGAAAGTTTGGCAATTTATAACGAACTTCAAGCGCAGACCAATTTAACGATAAGAAAAAACGGTTCTGTTTATATCGCTTCAAACGATGAAGAACTTCAGTTAATCAACGAGTTGCATGAGATTAATAAGAATAATGATTATGAATCTGTTCTTTTATCAAAAAGCGAATGTATCAGTAGATTTGACGGTCTTCGTTCAGATTACTGCAAAGGCGGATTGTTTTTCCCGCAGGAATTATCGGTGGATTCTGCTGAAATGATCGTGAAACTTCATGCACTTTTGCAGGAAAAATTAGACTTAAAAATTTTCTACAATACAACCGTTGTTGAAACCCATGAAAATGACGGTAAATGTATCGCAATCACCGCAGACGGAACAGAATTGAATGCTTCAAAAATCATTATCTGTGGCGGGCATGAGTTTAAAACCTTATATCCAAACGTCTTTAATGAAAGTGATCTTGAAGTCAGCAAATTACAAATGCTTCAGACAAAACCACAGGGAATTTATTCTCTTCAGGGAAATATTTTGACGGGACTTTCCATCAGAAGATATGAGTCTTTTGAAGAATGTCCTTCTTTCGAAAAGATCAAATCTCTGGAAGATCCAAACTCTTTTGAGAAAAAATTTGGAGTTCATATTTTATTCAAACAAGCTCTTGATGGCTCGATTATTTTAGGAGATTCCCATGAATATGCAGATGCAAAGGATTCTGATAATTTAGGATTTGATTTAAATATGGAAATCGACGAATTCATGATCAACGAAGCGAAGAAAATTATAGATCTTCCAACTTACGAGATTCAGAGAAGATGGTTTGGAGTGTATTCTCAATGCAAAACGAAAGATATTTTCGAACATAATCCATCACCAAATATTCACATCATAACAGGAATTGGAGGGAAAGGAATGACCGGAAGTGGAGGATTTTCAAAATTTAATATAGATAAAATTTATTCATAA
- a CDS encoding sensor histidine kinase, whose amino-acid sequence MFNKVVTNQTKTMVLLMLVFTAIILLFSGLVYFSIVNFSHQRFYELLKIRTTTIVQIEKSKDHLDLPENYVLNSSNDEELPMERDYVFAVPEDSNFKKISQEVHIPDYFFKNIVKKGEANYNDKEFYYIGQSFKSDDKEYIAIASAKNHYVVYYLGFLKRTLITCIVLSLFFSMIFSFYLSKTLFKPILKITGKVKDISSENLHLRLESQPDNKELNELVETFNDMLNRIETSFETQNHLIGNVSHELRTPLTSIMGEADVALSISRTGDEYKETLEIILDEAEKLDKKIKALLMIAQTGFDGKIQKMDKVRIDQLLWDVIETLRKIDVRNNIYLDISMLPDNPKKLKVQGNEQLLHLAVTNIIQNGCKYSNFQQVKVSLGATDTDVYIIIKDNGIGIPQEEMNKIYDPFFRASNTKNYEGYGIGLPLARNIVRMHNGELIVSSHENQGTTVQLRFPNFYSAQQDIV is encoded by the coding sequence ATGTTTAATAAAGTTGTTACAAATCAGACCAAAACGATGGTGCTTTTAATGTTGGTTTTTACCGCCATTATATTGCTGTTTAGTGGATTGGTGTATTTTTCGATTGTCAACTTTTCGCATCAGAGGTTTTATGAACTGCTAAAGATCCGTACAACGACCATCGTTCAGATCGAGAAAAGTAAAGATCATCTTGACTTGCCTGAAAACTATGTCCTGAATAGTTCTAATGATGAAGAACTTCCTATGGAAAGAGATTATGTTTTTGCTGTTCCAGAGGATTCTAATTTTAAGAAAATCTCTCAGGAAGTGCATATTCCTGACTATTTTTTCAAGAATATTGTCAAAAAAGGAGAGGCAAATTATAATGATAAAGAGTTTTATTATATCGGGCAGTCTTTTAAGTCTGATGATAAAGAATATATTGCGATAGCTTCCGCCAAAAACCATTATGTGGTTTATTATTTGGGCTTTTTGAAACGAACTTTAATAACTTGTATCGTTCTTTCGTTGTTCTTTAGTATGATTTTCTCTTTTTATTTATCTAAAACTTTATTTAAGCCTATTTTAAAAATTACAGGAAAAGTAAAGGATATAAGTTCCGAAAATCTACACTTAAGATTGGAATCTCAGCCTGATAATAAAGAATTGAATGAGTTGGTGGAAACCTTTAACGATATGTTGAATCGTATCGAAACCTCATTTGAAACTCAAAATCATTTAATTGGAAATGTTTCTCACGAGTTGAGAACGCCCTTGACTTCGATTATGGGAGAAGCAGATGTGGCACTTTCGATCAGCAGAACCGGTGATGAATACAAGGAAACTTTAGAAATTATTTTAGATGAAGCCGAAAAATTAGACAAAAAGATCAAGGCTTTGTTGATGATTGCCCAAACCGGATTTGACGGGAAGATCCAGAAAATGGACAAGGTAAGAATCGATCAATTGCTTTGGGATGTTATCGAGACATTGAGAAAAATTGATGTTCGAAATAATATCTATCTGGATATAAGCATGTTGCCGGATAATCCGAAAAAATTGAAAGTTCAGGGGAACGAGCAGTTATTGCATCTTGCGGTTACCAATATTATACAGAATGGTTGTAAATATTCTAATTTTCAACAGGTAAAAGTGTCATTAGGAGCTACAGATACAGATGTTTATATCATCATAAAAGACAACGGGATTGGTATTCCTCAGGAGGAAATGAACAAGATCTACGATCCATTTTTCAGGGCTTCGAATACAAAAAACTACGAAGGTTACGGTATTGGACTTCCTTTAGCCCGAAACATTGTCAGAATGCATAACGGTGAATTAATTGTCAGTTCTCACGAAAACCAGGGGACGACCGTTCAGCTTCGTTTTCCAAATTTCTATAGTGCTCAACAGGATATTGTTTAA
- a CDS encoding helix-turn-helix domain-containing protein, which produces MNDFLIGIGKRLKDIRKKNNLTINELAFKANVSNGLVSRIENGRTIPSLPVLLDLIQSLEIDASYFFEGVEKKSHAKFIHLPKENQQLIEKEVEAEGFKYMHIFSKSLHSLGFEAALLTLEPNSKREKVITDAWEFKYILKGEVKYLIDNEEIILKEGDSLYFNGKFPHVPVSISDESCIMLVLYFYSDNH; this is translated from the coding sequence ATGAATGATTTTTTAATAGGTATCGGGAAAAGATTGAAAGATATTAGAAAAAAAAACAATTTAACCATTAATGAATTGGCTTTCAAGGCAAATGTAAGCAACGGACTTGTTTCCAGAATTGAAAACGGCCGAACTATTCCTTCCCTTCCTGTACTTTTAGACCTTATTCAATCTTTGGAAATCGATGCAAGTTATTTCTTCGAAGGCGTAGAGAAAAAATCGCATGCAAAATTCATCCATTTACCTAAAGAAAATCAACAGCTTATCGAAAAAGAAGTTGAAGCTGAAGGTTTTAAATACATGCATATTTTCAGTAAAAGCCTTCATTCATTAGGTTTTGAAGCCGCTTTACTAACTCTTGAACCTAATTCTAAGCGAGAAAAAGTAATTACAGACGCCTGGGAATTTAAATATATTCTAAAAGGAGAAGTAAAATATTTAATCGATAACGAAGAAATAATTCTAAAAGAAGGCGATTCTTTATATTTCAACGGAAAATTTCCACACGTTCCGGTAAGCATCAGCGACGAAAGCTGTATCATGCTTGTTCTTTATTTTTATTCTGATAACCATTAA
- a CDS encoding response regulator transcription factor — MKKIVLIEDETSVVSFIKKGLQENGYEISVAFDGRTGVQLVQSNDFDLVILDIMLPEMNGLDVCKEIRKTNKHVPILFLTALGTSENIVLGLESGGDDYLVKPFKFIELVARVKSLLRRSNNSPAQEIAEPEVDNEHVFQFSDLIVNDYTKKVTRAGEDISLTSTEYKLLLYFLNNPEKVISRAEILDAVWGVNYELGTNVVDVYVNYLRKKLDHKEDNKLIHTVIGMGYVLKKP; from the coding sequence ATGAAAAAAATTGTTCTGATCGAAGACGAAACCAGCGTAGTATCTTTTATAAAAAAGGGACTTCAGGAGAATGGCTATGAAATTTCTGTGGCTTTTGACGGGCGTACCGGAGTGCAATTGGTGCAGTCTAACGATTTTGATCTGGTAATTTTAGATATTATGTTACCGGAAATGAATGGTTTGGATGTCTGTAAAGAGATCAGAAAAACGAATAAGCATGTCCCGATTCTGTTTTTAACGGCATTGGGAACTTCCGAAAATATCGTTCTTGGCCTGGAAAGCGGAGGAGATGATTATCTGGTAAAGCCTTTCAAGTTTATTGAATTGGTTGCGCGTGTAAAATCTTTATTAAGAAGAAGTAATAACAGTCCGGCTCAGGAAATTGCTGAGCCTGAGGTTGATAACGAACATGTTTTTCAATTTTCAGATCTGATCGTTAATGATTATACTAAAAAGGTAACCCGAGCAGGCGAGGATATTTCATTGACTTCCACAGAATATAAATTGTTGCTGTATTTCCTTAATAACCCTGAAAAAGTGATTTCCAGAGCAGAAATTCTGGATGCGGTTTGGGGCGTGAATTATGAATTGGGAACCAATGTAGTAGATGTTTATGTGAATTATTTAAGAAAAAAACTGGATCATAAAGAAGATAATAAGTTGATACATACCGTGATAGGAATGGGGTATGTGTTGAAAAAGCCTTAA
- a CDS encoding HAD-IA family hydrolase, translating to MKNIELLVLDMAGTTINEDNVVYKTLMTAVNDYGYEVSLEKVLSTCAGMEKLEAISSLLKEIGGNEADALAIFENFSDQLKEAYQNLEVKPINGVENFLLKMRSQDKKVVLNTGYNSQIAQQLLDKLGWKENVHFDALITADDVSESRPSPEMIILAMKKFNINEPERVLKAGDSVIDIKEGKNAGCGLTIAVLSGAQSRSELEKSNPDYIFNTISEAEQFFK from the coding sequence ATGAAGAATATAGAATTATTGGTTCTGGATATGGCCGGAACTACGATCAATGAAGACAATGTAGTGTACAAAACTTTAATGACAGCAGTTAATGATTACGGTTACGAAGTTTCTTTAGAAAAAGTCTTATCAACCTGCGCCGGAATGGAAAAACTGGAGGCGATCAGCAGTTTATTAAAAGAAATTGGAGGAAATGAAGCAGATGCACTTGCCATTTTTGAAAACTTTTCAGATCAATTAAAGGAAGCGTATCAAAACTTAGAGGTAAAACCTATCAATGGCGTTGAAAATTTCTTGTTAAAAATGAGATCTCAAGACAAAAAAGTCGTTTTAAATACAGGTTACAATTCCCAAATTGCACAACAACTTTTGGATAAATTAGGCTGGAAAGAAAATGTACATTTTGATGCTTTAATAACAGCAGATGACGTTTCAGAAAGCCGTCCAAGCCCTGAAATGATCATTCTTGCGATGAAAAAATTCAATATTAATGAACCTGAAAGGGTTTTAAAAGCCGGTGATTCTGTGATTGATATTAAAGAAGGAAAAAATGCAGGCTGCGGGCTGACAATTGCCGTTCTTTCAGGAGCTCAAAGCAGATCTGAACTGGAAAAATCTAATCCCGATTATATTTTCAACACTATTTCTGAGGCTGAACAATTCTTTAAATAA
- a CDS encoding TonB-dependent receptor, with protein sequence MGTKLEKLLILVFVCFITFASAQKQSIIGIVLDESQPLPGASIKIKGSSKSAVTDVDGKFTINDVKTGQQNLQISYIGYETKSLDIDAKSGEVTDLGILKLTQKQKNIDEVVITSTLKNSEARALNLQKNAINISNVIASDGIGKLPDRNAAETVQRVQGVSIERDQGEGRFVSLRGLPPFWASTTINGNRLPTAEEETTSRATAFDFFPTELISYVHVNKSFTPDMESDGIGGGVNFITKTPPMKTEFKATLGSGYNAKADKGVYNLGLLYGGRTKDKKFGYLFNFAHFIRNWSTDNFEARRSGDEGVFRLELRDYNGVRKTTGINTAFEYVLSPKTTFYLKGMYGTLSDDETHYKHRIRFDKFSSTNNTARVELQNIHNLLITELTSVSLGAVHNLNKGKIDWDLSYYDNKFKYGNIPDKQNNSYYVIKYTQSGVGINPNYIADHGNGPRAYWKADGGKLDYKDPDALFGFYSDPNFKMDASQMKFTDLEFYKVFVEEKDKIVAAFNHEIYASDKLTLKYGFKYRDKERNAKFSDIFYNWSNGTAPLLSDSGQYIKTQLNGPKYLSEMNAHIGNTFGPVLSTSGMDQFWFQNNGNLKINTTDSESLEYNKALGRNFDVFEKHADAYGMGTYKVNDQITILGGIRLSNTDTKVKGYNVIDNTLVPVENTKKYLAVLPMLHIKYALNDKTNLRFAATRTFSRPNFGDLTPGGTYSEADNEFKGGNPNLNPTYSLNFDLMGEYYFSNVGILSGGVFYKSITDPIFQDSFIGNYNGNNGVQFTAPNNGKAAWLGGIELGINRRFDFLPGFLQYFGTQLNATFMDSQMEKPSGREVKLPYQAKELYNIQLFFEKKGFNARLAYNYKGKYAVEYAEEDLNDSYYGKYSSLDFGGSYQFTKHLMLYVDVNNILNKPLIYHFGKEETRPEQVEYYGVRCNLGVKLNF encoded by the coding sequence ATGGGAACAAAATTAGAGAAATTACTTATCCTCGTTTTTGTCTGTTTCATCACATTTGCTTCAGCACAAAAACAATCCATCATAGGAATCGTTCTTGATGAGAGCCAGCCTCTTCCGGGAGCTTCCATAAAAATAAAAGGTTCATCTAAAAGTGCTGTAACCGATGTTGACGGAAAATTTACCATTAATGATGTAAAAACAGGTCAACAGAATTTACAAATAAGCTACATAGGTTATGAAACTAAAAGTTTAGATATAGACGCAAAATCTGGAGAAGTTACAGATCTTGGAATTCTAAAACTTACTCAAAAACAGAAAAATATAGATGAAGTTGTCATCACTTCTACCTTAAAAAATAGTGAAGCAAGAGCTTTAAACCTTCAAAAAAACGCCATCAATATCTCCAACGTAATTGCTTCTGACGGAATCGGGAAATTACCGGACAGAAATGCTGCCGAAACTGTTCAGAGAGTTCAAGGGGTTTCAATTGAAAGAGATCAGGGAGAAGGAAGATTCGTTTCTCTGAGAGGATTACCCCCATTTTGGGCATCAACAACCATCAACGGAAACAGACTTCCGACCGCGGAAGAAGAAACAACTTCCAGAGCGACAGCTTTCGATTTTTTCCCTACAGAGCTGATCTCTTATGTTCATGTCAATAAATCTTTCACACCCGACATGGAATCCGACGGAATCGGCGGCGGCGTGAATTTTATCACGAAAACTCCACCCATGAAAACCGAGTTTAAAGCAACTTTAGGAAGTGGGTATAATGCCAAAGCTGATAAAGGAGTTTACAATTTGGGCTTGCTTTACGGAGGCAGAACGAAAGATAAAAAATTTGGTTATCTATTTAATTTTGCGCACTTCATCAGAAACTGGTCAACAGATAATTTTGAAGCCAGAAGAAGTGGTGATGAAGGGGTTTTCAGATTAGAACTTCGTGATTATAATGGCGTTAGAAAAACGACAGGAATCAATACCGCTTTTGAATATGTTTTGTCTCCAAAAACTACATTTTATCTAAAAGGAATGTACGGAACATTGTCTGACGATGAAACGCATTACAAACACAGAATCAGGTTTGATAAATTCAGTTCGACAAATAATACGGCAAGAGTTGAATTGCAAAACATTCATAATCTATTGATTACAGAATTGACTTCAGTTTCTTTAGGCGCGGTTCATAATTTAAACAAAGGAAAAATTGATTGGGATTTATCTTATTATGACAACAAATTTAAGTACGGAAATATTCCAGATAAACAAAATAACTCCTATTACGTTATAAAATATACACAATCTGGCGTTGGGATTAATCCAAATTACATTGCAGACCACGGAAACGGTCCGAGAGCTTACTGGAAAGCAGATGGCGGAAAATTAGATTATAAAGATCCCGATGCATTATTTGGATTTTACAGCGATCCGAATTTCAAAATGGATGCTTCACAAATGAAATTTACCGATCTGGAATTCTACAAAGTTTTCGTTGAGGAAAAAGATAAAATCGTAGCAGCGTTCAACCATGAAATTTACGCTTCTGATAAATTAACCTTAAAATATGGTTTCAAATACAGGGACAAAGAACGTAACGCAAAATTCTCTGACATTTTCTACAATTGGAGCAACGGAACAGCACCGCTTTTATCTGATTCCGGACAGTATATCAAAACCCAGCTCAACGGTCCAAAATATTTAAGCGAAATGAATGCCCACATCGGGAATACTTTCGGACCTGTTTTATCGACATCAGGAATGGATCAGTTCTGGTTTCAAAACAATGGAAATTTAAAGATAAACACTACAGATTCAGAGTCGCTTGAATACAATAAAGCACTTGGAAGAAACTTCGATGTTTTCGAAAAACATGCCGATGCATATGGAATGGGAACGTATAAAGTAAATGATCAGATTACGATTTTAGGAGGGATCAGATTATCAAATACGGATACAAAAGTGAAAGGTTACAATGTGATCGACAATACATTAGTTCCAGTTGAAAACACTAAAAAATACCTTGCCGTTTTGCCGATGTTGCACATTAAATATGCTTTAAACGACAAAACCAATTTACGTTTCGCCGCAACGAGAACTTTCTCAAGACCGAATTTTGGAGACTTAACTCCGGGAGGAACGTACAGCGAAGCCGACAACGAATTTAAAGGAGGAAACCCGAATTTGAATCCGACCTATTCTTTAAACTTCGATTTAATGGGAGAATATTATTTTTCAAACGTCGGGATTTTGAGTGGTGGCGTTTTCTATAAATCAATCACAGATCCGATTTTTCAGGATTCTTTTATCGGAAATTATAATGGAAATAACGGAGTGCAATTCACCGCGCCAAACAACGGAAAAGCAGCCTGGTTAGGCGGAATTGAGTTAGGAATCAACAGAAGATTCGATTTCCTGCCTGGTTTCCTACAATATTTCGGAACTCAATTGAACGCCACTTTCATGGATTCTCAAATGGAAAAACCAAGCGGAAGAGAGGTAAAACTTCCTTATCAGGCAAAAGAATTATACAACATTCAGTTATTTTTCGAGAAAAAAGGATTCAACGCAAGACTAGCTTACAACTACAAAGGAAAATATGCTGTTGAATATGCTGAAGAAGACTTAAATGATTCATATTACGGAAAATACAGCAGTTTAGACTTCGGAGGTTCTTATCAATTTACCAAACATCTTATGTTGTATGTTGACGTAAATAACATTCTGAACAAACCTTTGATCTACCATTTCGGAAAAGAAGAAACCCGCCCGGAACAGGTTGAATATTACGGAGTAAGATGCAATTTAGGAGTAAAACTTAATTTCTAA